One Chionomys nivalis chromosome 4, mChiNiv1.1, whole genome shotgun sequence genomic region harbors:
- the C4H11orf52 gene encoding uncharacterized protein C11orf52 homolog, with the protein MSEHQLGFLGDTSAMGNRLCCGGNWSCPSTFQKKNKTGSQARPTLSILKQQQQQLCQNSTKDCGTTGPMYEQVLHRPVSQKKSSDSASEESHLHYADIHVLSQMQPYSSKQVKHRHVDTATEYATLRFPQATPRYDSNQGTLV; encoded by the exons ATGTCGGAACACCAGCTGGGCTTCCTGGGAGACACATCCGCCATGGGAAACAGGCTGTGCTGTGGGGGAAACTG GAGCTGCCCATCAActttccagaagaaaaataaaacag GGAGCCAAGCAAGACCCACATTGAGCATACtgaagcagcaacagcagcagctgtGTCAGAACAGCACAAAG GACTGTGGAACAACAGGACCAATGTACGAGCAAGTATTACACCGGCCTGTATCTCAAAAGAAAAGTTCAGACTCCGCATCGGAGGAGAGCCACTTGCATTATGCGGACATTCATGTGCTCAGCCAGATGCAGCCGTACTCTAGCAAGCAGGTGAAACACCGGCATGTAGACACCGCTACAGAGTACGCCACTCTTCGCTTCCCTCAGGCCACACCTCGGTACGACAGCAACCAAGGAACCCTGGTGTGA